In Molothrus aeneus isolate 106 chromosome 4, BPBGC_Maene_1.0, whole genome shotgun sequence, the following are encoded in one genomic region:
- the GRK4 gene encoding G protein-coupled receptor kinase 4, translated as MEIENIVANTVLLKAREGKRSGRSKKWKEMLKLPPVSHCEGIRCSIERDYSQLCDKQPIGRLLFRQFCDSRPDLKRCIEFLDAVAEYEVSSDEKRIDCGLKVLETYFTNGSAAHLPEIPQETVNECKARLEKNPSKDLFMDCTRIVHEYLSKRPFEAYQESVYFSRFLQWKWLEKQPVTKHTFRHYRVLGKGGFGEVCACQVRATGKMYACKKLEKKRIKKRKGESMALNEKRILEKVNSRFVVSLSYTYETKDALCLVLTIMNGGDLKFHIYNMGNPGFDEERAIFYAAELCCGLEDLQRERIVYRDLKPENILLDDCGHIRISDLGLAVQIPEGETVRGRVGTVGYMAPEVLKNEKYTFSPDWWGLGCLIYEMIEGQSPFRKHKERVKRDEIDRRVKEDQETYSDKFSEEAKSICRMLLAKNPGERLGCTEGGAAVVKQHPIFKNINFKRLEANMLEPPFLPDPRAVYCKDVLDIEQFSTVKGVNLDTTDDDFYSKFVTGCVSIPWQNEMIETGCFEDINAYETDGTVSPDREKSPKPKRGFFHRLFSGEVCFKSDCSDDEQESSRL; from the exons ATGGAAATCGAGAACATCGTGGCCAACACGGTGCTGCTGAAAGCCCGGGAGG GCAAACGGAGTGGGCGTAgtaaaaaatggaaagagatGCTGAAGTTGCCCCCTGTCAGTCACTGTGAGGGTATTCGGTGCTCCATTG aaagagaCTATAGCCAGCTTTGTGACAAACAGCCAATAGGAAGACTTCTCTTCAgacagttctgtgattctagacCAGATTTGAAAAGATGCATTGAATTTCTGGATGCAGTG GCAGAATATGAGGTATCTTCAGATGAAAAGCGCATAGACTGTGGCCTCAAAGTTTTAGAGACCTACTTCACTAATGGG TCTGCAGCACACTTGCCAGAAATACCTCAAGAAACAGTAAATGAATGTAAAGCAAGACTGGAAAAGAACCCTTCTAAGGATCTTTTCATGGACTGTACTAG AATTGTCCATGAATACCTGAGCAAAAGACCTTTTGAAGCTTACCAGGAGAGTGTGTATTTTTCCCGTTTCTTACAGTGGAAATGGCTGGAAAA GCAGCCAGTAACCAAGCACACGTTTAGGCATTACCGAGTACTAGGCAAAGGTGGATTTGGAGAG gtGTGTGCCTGTCAAGTACGGGCAACGGGAAAAATGTATGCTTGCAAAAAGctagaaaaaaagagaataaagaagaggaaaggagaatCAATGGCTCTAAATGAAAAAAGGATTCTAGAAAAAGTGAATAGTAGGTTTGTA GTTAGTTTATCCTATACATATGAGACAAAAGATGCCCTGTGTTTAGTGTTAACCATCATGAATGGAGGGGATCTGAAGTTTCACATATATAACATGGGAAATCCTGGCTTTGATGAAGAAAGGGCTATTTTCtatgctgcagagctctgctgtggtctGGAGGATTTGCAAAGGGAAAGAATTGTTTACAG AGACTTGAAGCCTGAGAATATACTTCTTGATGACTGTG GACATATCAGGATTTCAGATCTTGGATTAGCTGTGCAGATTCCAGAAGGTGAAACTGTCCGAGGACGTGTTGGGACTGTTGGTTACATGG cTCCAGAAGTGCTCAAAAATGAGAAGTATACATTCAGTCCAGATTGGTGGGGCCTTGGCTGTTTGATTTATGAGATGATTGAAGGACAGTCTCCATTCAGGAAGCATAAGGAAAGAGTTAAACGCGATGAGATTGACCGCAGAGTCAAGGAAGACCAGGAAACATACTCAGACAAGTTTTCAGAGGAGGCAAAATCCATCTGCAGGATG TTACTTGCTAAAAATCCAGGGGAACGACTGGGCTGCActgaaggaggagctgctgttgtAAAGCAACATCCTATTTTCAAGAACATCAACTTCAAGAGGCTGGAAGCTAACATGTTAGAACCTCCATTCTTGCCAGAT CCACGTGCCGTTTATTGTAAAGATGTCCTGGACATTGAGCAGTTCTCAACAGTGAAAGGAGTGAACCTGGATACCACAGATGATGACTTCTATTCCAAATTTGTGACGGGTTGTGTCTCAATCCCTTGGCAAAATGAG ATGATTGAAACGGGATGCTTTGAAGATATCAATGCATATGAAACTGATGGTACTGTGTCACCAGACAGAGAGAAGTCTCCTAAGCCAAAGAGAGGCTTCTTTCACAGACTTTTTAGTGGAGAG